The nucleotide sequence TCACTCTATGGTTGTTTTGTGCAGATTTCTGTCACAATGCTCATGGCAGGGGCAGAGTGCTTCATCCTGGCGATCATGTCATATGACAGGTATGTGGCTATCTGCAGACCACTGCAATATCCGGTTCTCATGAGGAGGAAAATTTGCAACATCATGTCAGTTGCTGTCTGGTTTGGGTCTTCTGTGCAGGCCTTCACTAGTTCCCTTTATGTCCTGCCACTTCCCTACTGCAAGTCCAATGTGATCAGACACTACATGTGCGATTACCCAGCCCTTGTCCAGTTGTCCTGTTCTGACAACTTGGCATATGATATAACAGCATACTTTGGTAATTCCATGTTCCTTGTCATCCCCATCTCAGTCATCCTGGCTTCCTACATAGCCATCCTACTTCAAGTCTTCGGAGCACGATCCTCTGGAAGAAGCCACAAGGCCTTGGGGACCTGCTTGTCCCATCTGTGTGTGGTTGGGATCTTCTACGTTACGGCCATTTTAACGTACATGACACCTGCCACTTCCTATTCAGCACAAAGGGCCATGATAAACACTGTGTTTTTTACCATTGTGCCTGCCATGATGAACCCTTTCATATACAGCCTGAGGAACCGGGACGTCTTAGCAGCACTGAGAAAACTCTTTGCAAGATGTGCACTGTGTCAATGATTTCAGCAGGATACAAAATGGAAGGTACCATCCCTTTGAAATTTATCCAGGGGCTGAAATTTATCTAAGGCTGCTTCAGATGGGCGTATTATTGTGGGATGGGTGCTACTCACGTGTGAACAGAATCTGGAAACAGAGTCTGCTTTACTTAAATTGTTCttatttgttttcattgttcACATTGTTTTTCTGTAAAACCACATCAAAATATGTTATGGGGCATCATTCGTAAATGGAATCAATTAAGTAAATGAATAACGCAGGTTTTCAATAATGTCCATATAGTGTTCTTGGCATTGAAATGTGTTCCTATATTCCCCAACCCACCCCTTTTAATTCAGATTTAATTTCTCCGTGGAAAGTCATATGTATGTCTATGGGGGTGGTACGCATGCGTAATGTTTCGAACAACTCCTTTGCAATATCTGAATGTCCTGTTTGCATCATTACCGCTATATGATTTGTGATGGTAGCAAATAATGAATCCCAACATTCATACTGTAGCTTTCTTACAAATTATAATAACATATCTTACAGGACTGCTGTAAATTTTCTTGGGATAATGTATTATAGGAAATGCTTAGAATGCCCTAAAACGTTGTGTAAATTCTAAGGAACATTTCCCctgtctcatacacacacacacacacacacacacacacacacacatatatacagttgtacctcaggttacagacgcaggGCCCACACACACCCAGACCTACCATAGAGGCTCCTTATGAGCCCTGAGGAATATCGCcggctattgttttattgatttaatatgtgGTACATCCCtttgaggtttttattttttaaaaaagtggtagagaaattaaaaatacatacatacatacatacagtccAAGAATGCATCTTCAGCATCTTCAGATGGTGAGTGGTAGGAAGTTTTCACATTTTAAATGCAATAAAGTTTTTTAACAATTAAGATAATGGTTTCGGGGCCAAATTCCCTCAGGGTGGAGCTGGCGGAGCATTTCTCCATGGAGAGTAGAAATGCTGGATTGGAAATGTGCAAGGTAAGAAATACTGGTTCTGGTCTGAATGTTTCAGAATCAAAAGGCAGATATATATTTCCTGCTTCTAGAAACAGGGAGTCAGTGGAGCTAACCAAACATTTCGCTGTAAATGAACGCTGGGAAATTTTCAGAGATATGCACGTTGCTTTATCAGGGAGCATGAATTGGTTTGTTTAGgttttggaattttaaaaatcaagcatGTCAAAAGGAAGCAAAGCCTCATGTAATTCTGCAGCCCTGAATATAGGTCAGGGCATTCCTCCCCTCAACTTCTGAATATAAAAGGATTGTGAACGTTTCTCATTAATCAAGAAGGCATTTCTCTTTTTCTTAAAGAATGGAAGGGAAAACATTTTTGCGGTAGAGGATGCATTCCCACCCCTTTGAAACTGGGGAGTTATAACAGTAGTAATTATTGTAAAAAATTAATTAACACAACAGAGGCATCACCAACCGAGCCTTGGCAATTAATTATCATTTTAAGAAACCAAACTTTCTCCCTTCTTGCTGTTGTAAACAGAAGCGGTCGGCACAGGTATGTAATTCTGAACATTTGTAGAAGTCATAGTTATTCTGTATTGCATCCAACTGTGTAGCCCAatggaaatcaatggacctaagttagtcctggccattcatttcaacagatctactctgagtagaactaaaaTGGGATGCAATCTTTTGCCACATGATGGTCCTTCATGCTGATTCATGATAACACCAATTTACTTGTACTTAAGAACCTTGCAAGCTTATGGAAAATAGGAAAAATATATTCAAACAGGAAAAAGAATATATTTATGTAGAGTATACTTATTCCTTTTAGATAATTTCTATCCTGCCATATCATCCAGGAAAGGTCAAGGGATTCATTTGAAAGTGAGACTTGGCACTACACATACTATTTATTCCCACATTCTCAGGTTGTATCACTTCAAAATGTAGATGAGTTAAACCATTCTACAATTTACTACAGTACTACAGTACTCATAGTTTTGCAGCTCTAAAGCTCTAAAGCAACTGAGCTACAACACCTAGTATTCTTTACATATATCATAGACACCGGGCTTAACACCTGCCATccatgtccttttatttcaaacagGAATGGTTACGAACAGAGTATTCCATTCTCATGCTTGGGCTGAGTTTGGGCAGGATGTGGAGTTTTGTGTCTCTCTAAAGCATGATAAAGCTTTGAAATATGACccattattcattttttaaaatattgagtttgccctttccttcatTCCCATAA is from Podarcis muralis chromosome 2, rPodMur119.hap1.1, whole genome shotgun sequence and encodes:
- the LOC144326741 gene encoding olfactory receptor 2T27-like → MLMAGAECFILAIMSYDRYVAICRPLQYPVLMRRKICNIMSVAVWFGSSVQAFTSSLYVLPLPYCKSNVIRHYMCDYPALVQLSCSDNLAYDITAYFGNSMFLVIPISVILASYIAILLQVFGARSSGRSHKALGTCLSHLCVVGIFYVTAILTYMTPATSYSAQRAMINTVFFTIVPAMMNPFIYSLRNRDVLAALRKLFARCALCQ